CGCCGACGCCGACTGCGACCGACTCCAGCGGCTCCACGACGATCTGGATCCGCTGACGGACGTTCGCGAGTTGCTCGAGGACGCGATCGATTCCGATCCCCCCATCGAGATCACCGAGGGGGACATCATCGCGGAAGGGTACGACGAGGACTTAGACGAGCTTCGCCGGACCGCGCGAGAGGGCAAGCAGTGGATCGACGATCTCGAGGAGAGCGAAGCCGAGCGCACCGGGATCGATTCGCTGAAGGTCGATTACAACTCGGTCCACGGCTACTACATCGAGGTGACGAACCCGAACCTCGACTCGGTGCCCGACGACTACCAGCGCCGCCAAACCCTGAAGAATTCGGAGCGATTCGTCACGCCGGAGCTCAAGGAACGCGAGGACGAGATCGTCGGCGCGGAAGAGCGCGCGGACGAACGCGAGTACGAACTCTTCTGCGACGTGCGTCGCGACATCGCAGCGGAGGTCGAACGCGTACAAGGCCTCGCCGAGGCGCTCGCGACCCTCGACGCCCTCGTCTCGCTGGCGACGGCCGCCGCCCAGTACGACTACTGCCGACCCGAGATACGGGAGCGCGGCGGCAGTCGGACCCTCGAGATCGAGGGCGGTCGCCACCCCGTCGTCGAGCGCACCCAGGAGTCCTTCGTCCCGAACGACGCCCGCTTCGCGAGCGATCGGCGGCTGGCGGTGATCACGGGGCCGAACATGTCGGGGAAGTCGACGTACATGCGACAGGTCGCCCAGATCGTCTTGCTGGCACAGGTCGGGAGTTTCGTTCCCGCCAGCGCCGCCCGGATTACCCCTGTCGATCGGATTTTCACCCGGGTGGGTGCCAGCGACGACATCGCGGGCGGTCGCTCGACGTTCATGGTCGAGATGGACGAACTCGCGACCATTCTGCGGGAGGCCGACGAGCACTCGCTGGTCCTGCTCGATGAGGTGGGACGAGGCACGTCGACCGCCGACGGGATGGCCATCGCGCAGGCGATCACCGAACACCTCCACGACGAGGTCGGCGCGACGACGCTGTTCGCGACCCACCACCACCCGCTGACCGAACTCGCGGACGACCTCGCGGCCGCGTTCACCCTGCACTTCCAGGTCGAACAGGACGACGACGAGGTCGTCTTCCACCACGAGATCGCGCCCGGCGCGGCGACGGGATCCTACGGCGTCGAGGTCGCGACCGCGGCCGGCGTCCCCGAGTCCGTCGTCGAGCGCTCGCGGGAACTGGTCGTAGACGCAGGCGACGATGGACTCGAGTCCGTCGGAGAGAACGATCAGGGCCACGACACCGACTCGAGTCCCACTCCGACTCACGGCACGGAGACAACTGGGACTGCGACAGCAGATGGCGGCGACATTCCCGCCGACGTCGCCGCGGAACTCCGCGCGCTCGATCTCGCCCACCTCACGCCAGTCGAAGCGCTGACGGAACTCGATCGGCTGAAGCAGCTGCTCGAGGAGTAACGGCCGTCACTCGTCGCCGACGAGCGATTTTTCGTAAACGATCAGCGTGAACGGATCGCCGAAGTCCTCGATCCGCCCGCGGTGCGTCTCCTCGTACCCCATCGACTCGTAGAGTCGACGCGCCGCCGTCTGTTTCGCCGTAGTATCGAGGACGATGTGCGTGACTCCCTGCGACCGAGCGCGGTCCTCGAGTTCGGCACAGAGCCGTCGCCCGTAGCCGTACCGCTGGTGGTCGGGGTCGACGCGCACTCGAGTCAATTCGACCGTCGAACCCGACCGCTCCGAAACGTCCCGGTCGAGGGAGTCCGTCTCGTCGATCGGTCGAAACGCGCCCATCGCGACGATTCTCTCGTCGATCTCTCCGACGAGGAACTCGCCGCCTCCCTCGAGGTAGGTCTCGCTGACGGCCTCGAGGTCGTCGTCCGCGACGCCTTCGGTATAGGCATCGACGTCTCGCATCGCAGTCTCGTGGAGTTCTCGCACGCGTGAACCGTCTCCCTGCCGGTAGCGACGGAGCGATAGCCCGCCCCTCATGTTCAATTATATTTTCCCCACGTCGAAAAGTAGTGCCGGTCGGATTGATATTCGGGCTGCAAGACCCGGCACAACGCACAACCGTCTCGGCC
This portion of the Natrinema salinisoli genome encodes:
- the mutS gene encoding DNA mismatch repair protein MutS, producing the protein MDPALGPPEQMAEKRDELTPMMAQYHDLCARYDDAIVLFQVGDFYETFCGAAERTARLLEIALTSREDSTGEYPMAGIPIDNAESYIEDLLEAGYRVAVADQVEEPGETTGVVERAVTRVITPGTLTEDELLASDDNNFVAALARERTAGADDELALALLDVSTGDFLATSSTSREAIADEVSRFAPAEAVVGPDAPADVLPEECMVTPYDEGAFDRERAGEKLSTYFRNPDALLASDAEVRACGALLSYAEYVRGGTHEGERGDARDADEDTASSSGDDSRLEYLTHLTRYDPREYLLLDAVALRSLELFEPRAVHGRDEATLVGVLDETASALGGRKLRDWLRRPLLEPDRIEARLDAVEELTSAVQTRERLHELLRNVYDLERLIGRISRERANARDLRSLRDTLAVVPDVRDELADADCDRLQRLHDDLDPLTDVRELLEDAIDSDPPIEITEGDIIAEGYDEDLDELRRTAREGKQWIDDLEESEAERTGIDSLKVDYNSVHGYYIEVTNPNLDSVPDDYQRRQTLKNSERFVTPELKEREDEIVGAEERADEREYELFCDVRRDIAAEVERVQGLAEALATLDALVSLATAAAQYDYCRPEIRERGGSRTLEIEGGRHPVVERTQESFVPNDARFASDRRLAVITGPNMSGKSTYMRQVAQIVLLAQVGSFVPASAARITPVDRIFTRVGASDDIAGGRSTFMVEMDELATILREADEHSLVLLDEVGRGTSTADGMAIAQAITEHLHDEVGATTLFATHHHPLTELADDLAAAFTLHFQVEQDDDEVVFHHEIAPGAATGSYGVEVATAAGVPESVVERSRELVVDAGDDGLESVGENDQGHDTDSSPTPTHGTETTGTATADGGDIPADVAAELRALDLAHLTPVEALTELDRLKQLLEE
- a CDS encoding GNAT family N-acetyltransferase, whose translation is MRGGLSLRRYRQGDGSRVRELHETAMRDVDAYTEGVADDDLEAVSETYLEGGGEFLVGEIDERIVAMGAFRPIDETDSLDRDVSERSGSTVELTRVRVDPDHQRYGYGRRLCAELEDRARSQGVTHIVLDTTAKQTAARRLYESMGYEETHRGRIEDFGDPFTLIVYEKSLVGDE